In a genomic window of Flavobacterium sp. KACC 22761:
- a CDS encoding AraC family transcriptional regulator: protein MKIVTIHTEQIQTVFEELNANLDGKITFDFDEYKLDINNSFARGTITGASFNDNISYVQFDMTFSTPVRMDFLNVMSTPVYFAYCSKGSLRHSFGIDGEERKFKTFQTAILASDQNKDNILFFEKDISTRLTLIIVGTQTQQAYLMPSLNQKVKETFFESNAMQNFFYMGSYNLKIANKIEQLNAVTQTGIVRNLLKEGILKIILAMEIQQHSDDLNAFLKDSNCLTLKEMEEIKDLSEFIKSSPEEPFTIKSLSKKSGLSPNKLQEGFKMIHDRTVNDYITHMRVLKAEILMRTSDLNISEIVYCIGFTSRSYFSKIFKQKFNCSPKEYKFNLNALSITA, encoded by the coding sequence ATGAAAATAGTTACAATACATACAGAACAAATTCAAACCGTTTTTGAGGAATTGAATGCTAATCTTGACGGAAAAATAACGTTTGATTTTGATGAATATAAATTGGATATCAATAATAGTTTTGCCCGCGGCACAATTACGGGAGCTTCTTTCAATGATAATATTTCTTATGTCCAATTTGATATGACGTTTTCAACTCCCGTTCGAATGGATTTTTTGAACGTGATGTCAACGCCTGTTTATTTTGCGTATTGTTCAAAAGGAAGTTTGAGGCATAGCTTTGGGATTGATGGCGAAGAACGAAAATTTAAGACTTTCCAGACGGCGATTTTGGCATCTGACCAAAATAAGGATAATATTTTATTTTTTGAAAAGGACATTAGCACAAGACTGACTTTGATTATTGTTGGAACTCAAACCCAACAGGCTTATTTAATGCCTTCTTTGAACCAGAAAGTGAAAGAAACATTTTTTGAAAGTAATGCGATGCAGAATTTCTTTTATATGGGATCCTACAATTTAAAAATTGCAAATAAAATTGAACAGCTCAACGCCGTAACTCAAACCGGAATTGTGAGGAATTTATTGAAAGAAGGGATTTTGAAGATTATTTTGGCGATGGAAATCCAGCAACATAGCGACGACTTAAATGCTTTTTTAAAAGATTCAAATTGCCTGACTTTAAAAGAAATGGAAGAAATCAAAGACCTTTCGGAATTTATAAAATCAAGTCCAGAAGAACCATTTACGATAAAATCGCTAAGCAAAAAATCAGGCTTGTCCCCAAACAAATTGCAAGAAGGATTTAAAATGATTCACGACAGAACCGTAAATGATTACATCACGCACATGAGAGTTTTAAAAGCCGAAATTTTAATGCGCACCTCTGACCTGAATATTTCTGAAATTGTATACTGCATAGGATTTACCAGTAGAAGTTATTTCTCGAAAATCTTCAAACAAAAATTTAATTGTAGCCCGAAAGAGTATAAGTTTAATTTGAATGCATTGTCTATTACTGCGTAA
- a CDS encoding DNA-deoxyinosine glycosylase gives MKSFSFAPISTTDSEILILGTMPGTKSLELNQYYGHNQNNFWKFMFVILGEDFSNDYEVRKVLLQKNKIALWDVLQYCDRVGSLDSAIKNEIANDFETFLKQHSNIKTILFNGQKAHAFFKKYIQLEKTYQLVTLPSTSPANAGKTFDSKLSEWKIIAALKDKS, from the coding sequence ATGAAAAGCTTTTCATTCGCTCCAATTTCAACAACTGATTCTGAGATTTTGATTCTCGGCACTATGCCAGGCACAAAATCATTAGAACTCAATCAATATTATGGACACAATCAAAACAATTTCTGGAAATTTATGTTTGTAATTTTGGGGGAAGATTTTTCAAACGATTATGAAGTCCGAAAAGTATTATTGCAAAAAAATAAAATTGCACTTTGGGATGTGCTTCAATATTGCGATCGAGTAGGAAGTTTGGACAGCGCGATCAAAAACGAAATAGCAAATGATTTTGAAACCTTTTTAAAACAACATTCAAATATTAAAACCATTCTTTTTAACGGACAAAAAGCACATGCTTTTTTCAAAAAATACATTCAGTTAGAAAAAACATATCAGCTCGTCACACTTCCGTCCACAAGTCCTGCAAACGCAGGAAAAACATTCGATTCAAAATTATCCGAATGGAAAATTATTGCGGCATTAAAAGACAAGAGTTGA
- a CDS encoding DUF6526 family protein, whose protein sequence is MKVQTYYNHIRFYTPHHFIYYPVLLIFLICSIYFACTTNDALIWSFISVGFIFLFCLAFMLRQHYALLLQNRIIRLEIRYRYFTLTGKRLEEFEYKLTDDQIFALRFAPDNEFLPLLEDALKNNLTGDAIKKAIIHWKGDYNRV, encoded by the coding sequence ATGAAAGTTCAAACTTATTACAATCATATCCGTTTTTACACCCCGCATCATTTTATATACTATCCTGTTCTACTAATTTTTCTAATCTGCAGCATTTATTTTGCCTGCACCACAAATGACGCCTTAATTTGGTCGTTTATCAGCGTTGGTTTTATATTTCTTTTTTGCTTGGCTTTCATGCTTCGCCAGCATTATGCGTTGCTATTGCAAAACCGAATCATTCGATTAGAAATACGTTATCGTTATTTTACCCTGACCGGAAAAAGATTAGAAGAATTTGAGTACAAACTTACAGATGATCAGATTTTTGCACTTCGATTTGCGCCAGACAATGAGTTTTTACCACTGCTCGAAGATGCTTTAAAAAACAATCTCACAGGCGACGCCATCAAAAAAGCAATTATTCATTGGAAAGGTGATTATAATAGAGTCTAG